One genomic segment of Synechocystis sp. LKSZ1 includes these proteins:
- the rimK gene encoding 30S ribosomal protein S6--L-glutamate ligase produces the protein MKIAILSRRPNLYSTRRLKEAGEKRGHDIRIIDYLRCYMNITSHNPQVIYQGQVVWNLDAVIPRIGASKTFYGTAVVRQFEMMNVFTPNSSQAISRSRDKLRCLQLLAREGIGLPVTGFAHSTKDIEGLINIVGGAPLVIKLLEGTQGLGVVLAETPQAATSVIEAFRGLDANILVQEFIKEAGGMDIRCLVIGEKVVASMKRQGAPGEFRSNLHRGGTAEKIKLTPEERSTAVRAAKIMGLRFAGVDILRSNHGPVVLEVNSSPGLEGIEEATGIDVASKLIDFIEKHAGQDKLREKG, from the coding sequence ATGAAAATAGCGATTCTCTCTCGCCGTCCCAACCTCTACTCTACCCGTCGCCTCAAGGAGGCCGGAGAAAAACGCGGCCATGACATTCGCATCATTGATTACCTACGGTGCTACATGAATATTACTTCCCACAATCCCCAGGTGATTTACCAGGGCCAGGTCGTGTGGAATCTAGATGCCGTAATTCCCCGTATTGGGGCCTCGAAGACTTTTTACGGTACGGCGGTGGTGCGGCAGTTTGAAATGATGAATGTGTTTACCCCCAATTCCTCCCAGGCCATTTCCCGTTCTCGTGATAAGCTTCGTTGCCTGCAACTCTTGGCCCGAGAAGGGATTGGCTTGCCGGTGACGGGCTTTGCTCATTCCACAAAGGATATCGAGGGCCTGATTAATATTGTCGGGGGAGCACCACTGGTGATTAAGCTCTTAGAGGGAACCCAGGGCCTTGGGGTGGTTTTGGCAGAAACGCCCCAGGCGGCTACGTCCGTGATTGAGGCCTTTCGGGGCCTGGATGCCAATATTTTGGTGCAGGAATTTATTAAGGAGGCGGGGGGTATGGATATCCGCTGTCTGGTGATCGGGGAAAAAGTAGTGGCTTCGATGAAACGGCAGGGGGCCCCCGGTGAATTTCGTTCCAATCTGCATCGGGGCGGCACCGCGGAGAAGATTAAACTCACCCCCGAAGAACGCAGTACGGCTGTCCGTGCCGCGAAAATCATGGGCCTGCGCTTTGCTGGGGTGGATATCCTCCGCTCTAACCACGGGCCGGTCGTCCTGGAGGTCAATTCCTCTCCTGGCCTAGAAGGGATTGAGGAAGCAACGGGGATTGATGTGGCCAGCAAACTGATTGATTTTATTGAAAAACACGCGGGCCAGGATAAACTGCGGGAAAAAGGCTAG
- a CDS encoding class I SAM-dependent methyltransferase, producing the protein MTTPTAWQSADHALAYLSRADAIPHRTEGEAVLLSQVPLTVRRILDLGTGDGRLLALLKIDRPEANGIALDFSETMLTAARERFAPNPRVEVMAHNLEDPLPDLGPFEAIVSSFAIHHLADDRKQALYGEIYDRLAPGGIFCNLEHVASPTERLHRRFMQAIGFDPNHEDPSNQLVDVETQLQWLRNLGFIDVDCYWKWLEMALLIGVKP; encoded by the coding sequence ATGACCACTCCCACTGCTTGGCAATCCGCTGACCATGCCCTGGCCTACTTGAGCCGGGCCGATGCCATTCCCCACCGCACCGAAGGCGAGGCCGTTTTACTGAGCCAAGTTCCCCTCACCGTCCGCCGCATCTTGGATCTGGGTACCGGGGATGGCCGTCTCCTGGCCCTGCTCAAAATTGACCGCCCGGAGGCCAACGGCATTGCCCTAGACTTTTCCGAGACGATGCTGACGGCGGCCCGAGAACGCTTTGCCCCCAACCCCCGCGTTGAAGTGATGGCCCACAACCTCGAAGACCCTTTACCGGATTTGGGCCCCTTCGAGGCCATTGTTTCTAGCTTTGCCATCCATCACCTAGCCGATGACCGCAAACAGGCCCTCTACGGAGAAATTTACGACCGTCTGGCCCCAGGGGGGATTTTCTGTAACCTTGAACATGTGGCCTCACCAACGGAGCGTTTGCATCGACGCTTTATGCAGGCCATTGGTTTTGATCCGAATCATGAAGACCCTTCCAATCAATTAGTGGATGTCGAAACCCAACTGCAATGGTTACGAAACCTGGGCTTTATCGATGTGGACTGCTACTGGAAATGGCTAGAAATGGCCCTGCTGATTGGCGTTAAACCCTAG
- a CDS encoding CYTH domain-containing protein, producing the protein MGIEIERKFLVTGEGWRSLGPKTLYRQGYLPSQDHTTVRVRIVDQQAYLTIKGQNTGMSRLEFEYAIPLADAQALLENLCRSPLIEKYRYRIPWQGFLWEVDEFLGENAGLILAEVELESEDQQPPLPDWLGPEVTHDSRYYNSNLAQHPFRAWV; encoded by the coding sequence ATGGGAATTGAAATTGAACGGAAATTTTTAGTGACCGGAGAGGGTTGGCGTTCTCTAGGGCCCAAGACCCTCTACCGTCAGGGCTATCTCCCCAGTCAAGACCACACCACCGTTCGCGTCCGTATTGTTGATCAGCAGGCCTACTTGACCATCAAGGGCCAGAACACGGGAATGTCCCGTTTAGAGTTTGAATATGCTATTCCCCTCGCCGATGCCCAGGCCCTATTGGAAAACCTCTGTCGCTCTCCCCTGATTGAAAAGTATCGTTACCGCATTCCTTGGCAGGGGTTTCTCTGGGAAGTAGACGAATTTCTGGGGGAAAATGCCGGCCTGATTTTGGCGGAGGTGGAGCTAGAATCGGAAGACCAACAACCGCCCTTACCGGATTGGCTTGGCCCTGAAGTTACCCACGACTCCCGCTACTACAACAGTAATCTGGCCCAGCATCCCTTCCGGGCCTGGGTTTAA
- the gntT gene encoding guanitoxin biosynthesis MATE family efflux transporter GntT, with translation MSKIVYRTAAVVPCFLPLFAMAVSRVLPDQYQFLPRFSRLSAISIFSNMMVPLAGLVDTAFLGHLADIRHLAGVILASILFDYLYRVLKFLRTSTTALTAQAAGLGDTVAVLAAGLRSGAVALGIGLLILALQYPIQKLGFALLSGSPTVELSGVDYFYGRIWGAPAVLLNFVIIGWFLGQERNGLVLLMSLVGNLSNVGLDYLTINRWGWASSGAGLATAWSQYLALLVGLIGLVAITPRATFSQAWAELLHRSSLRETVILKSNILIRFLVLITSYALFTNVSSTLGTTVLAQNGLLLQIALLSQFTIQGVGMTTQTLTGNFKSKGQTDQLGPLLLVSILTTLLIALGFALGAVLFPDVVFGLLTNHEEVNQTLGQYSFWLLPLLELTALAFMLEGYFIGLKQGTILRNAVLWAFGAAYLPCLALAIYEQSNHLLWLALVAYMLALALYLGWQFFTKFAPHTLAELEQNPSSVP, from the coding sequence ATGTCAAAAATTGTTTATAGAACGGCCGCCGTCGTTCCTTGTTTTTTACCCCTGTTTGCCATGGCTGTTTCGCGGGTTCTCCCAGACCAATACCAGTTTTTACCACGCTTTTCGCGGCTCTCTGCCATTAGCATCTTTTCTAACATGATGGTTCCCTTGGCTGGCTTGGTCGATACGGCCTTTCTGGGGCACCTCGCGGATATTCGCCACCTGGCCGGGGTGATCCTGGCCTCGATCCTGTTTGACTACCTCTATCGGGTGCTAAAGTTCCTCCGCACTAGCACCACAGCCTTGACAGCCCAGGCCGCTGGCTTGGGAGATACGGTGGCGGTACTAGCGGCGGGCCTCCGCAGTGGGGCCGTGGCCTTGGGCATTGGCTTGCTTATTCTGGCCCTGCAATATCCCATCCAGAAATTGGGTTTTGCCCTGCTGAGTGGTTCCCCCACGGTGGAGCTATCAGGGGTGGATTACTTCTATGGCCGCATCTGGGGTGCCCCTGCCGTCTTGCTCAACTTTGTGATCATTGGTTGGTTTCTGGGCCAGGAACGCAATGGACTGGTATTGCTGATGTCTCTGGTGGGCAATCTGTCCAACGTTGGCCTGGACTACCTCACCATCAATCGTTGGGGCTGGGCCAGTAGTGGGGCTGGCCTAGCGACGGCCTGGAGCCAATATCTCGCCTTACTGGTAGGCCTGATCGGCCTGGTGGCGATTACGCCCCGCGCCACCTTTTCCCAGGCCTGGGCAGAACTCTTACACCGGAGTTCTCTGCGGGAAACTGTGATTCTCAAGAGCAATATTCTGATTCGTTTCCTGGTACTGATCACTTCCTATGCTTTGTTTACCAACGTCAGTTCGACCTTGGGCACCACGGTCTTGGCTCAGAATGGCCTTCTACTCCAGATCGCCCTCCTGAGTCAATTCACCATCCAAGGAGTAGGCATGACCACCCAAACCCTGACGGGAAATTTTAAAAGCAAGGGCCAGACCGATCAGTTGGGGCCACTGCTGTTGGTTTCCATCTTGACCACCCTGCTGATTGCCCTCGGTTTTGCCCTAGGGGCCGTCCTCTTTCCTGACGTCGTTTTTGGCCTGTTAACCAACCACGAAGAAGTGAATCAGACCCTTGGGCAATACAGTTTTTGGCTCCTGCCCCTGCTGGAACTGACTGCCCTGGCCTTTATGTTGGAGGGTTACTTTATCGGCCTGAAACAGGGCACTATTCTCCGCAATGCGGTTCTCTGGGCCTTTGGCGCGGCCTACCTGCCCTGCCTCGCCCTGGCTATCTACGAGCAAAGTAACCACCTCCTCTGGTTGGCCCTGGTGGCCTATATGCTGGCCCTGGCCCTGTATTTGGGCTGGCAGTTCTTCACTAAGTTTGCCCCCCATACCCTGGCCGAACTGGAACAAAACCCCTCTTCTGTGCCCTGA
- a CDS encoding Hsp70 family protein, which produces MSYAIDFGTTNTVITRWNAVTQQAEMVALPGLSQGWGPNPALIPSLVFVEDAAQGKVWAGQAVLDRGGDRRPNPRFFRNFKRGIGASIQGFLPELEGQTISFEKVGQWFLGQLLSTLQANEGQALEELIVTVPVDSFEAYRHWLGSLCQDWGIAQIRLLDEPTAAALGYDQGQANVILVIDFGGGTVDFSLVQLRKPARPAPRQGFILKWGSRSTESAVKGQKELAKILAKAGANLGGSDIDNWLIADFAQKLGIPSSVVTQRLAERLKISLSQAPTATEVYFDDRSLESYELTLTRSGLEEILQRHQFFERLDTLLTQVLQQGQSQDISPEAIEAVLLVGGTSQIPAIQAWLQDYFPANKIASDRPFEAIALGALKLVQGQEIQDLLYHSYGVRYWNRRQNCHSWHPIIEAGQAYPMAQPVELTLGASLDNQPSIELIIGELGATVGGTEIYLEGDRLVTRPLTTEQFVVQALNDRPGARAIAQLSPPGYPGSDRIKVLFWVDAQRYLRITVEDLLLQKTLMSNQSVAQLS; this is translated from the coding sequence GTGTCCTACGCCATCGATTTTGGAACAACAAATACCGTTATTACTCGCTGGAATGCCGTGACCCAACAGGCTGAAATGGTGGCCTTGCCGGGTCTCTCCCAGGGTTGGGGGCCAAATCCGGCCCTGATTCCTAGTCTGGTGTTTGTAGAAGATGCGGCCCAGGGAAAAGTTTGGGCCGGGCAAGCGGTTCTCGACCGGGGGGGGGATCGTCGGCCCAATCCTCGCTTTTTTCGCAACTTTAAGCGGGGCATTGGGGCCTCAATTCAGGGATTTTTGCCGGAATTAGAGGGCCAGACCATTAGTTTTGAAAAGGTCGGGCAATGGTTCCTCGGGCAATTATTAAGTACGCTCCAGGCCAACGAGGGCCAGGCCCTGGAGGAATTGATTGTTACGGTGCCGGTGGATAGTTTTGAGGCCTATCGCCATTGGCTAGGGAGTCTTTGCCAGGATTGGGGGATTGCCCAAATCCGTCTGTTAGATGAACCCACTGCTGCTGCTCTCGGCTACGACCAAGGCCAGGCCAACGTTATTTTAGTCATTGATTTTGGTGGGGGAACCGTCGATTTCTCCTTAGTACAACTGCGAAAGCCCGCGCGTCCGGCCCCTCGTCAAGGATTTATTCTGAAGTGGGGCAGTCGTTCGACGGAGTCGGCTGTCAAGGGCCAAAAAGAATTGGCCAAGATCCTAGCGAAGGCCGGTGCTAACTTGGGCGGGAGTGATATTGATAACTGGCTCATTGCTGATTTTGCCCAAAAATTGGGGATTCCTAGCTCCGTCGTGACCCAGCGCCTGGCCGAACGTCTAAAAATTAGTTTGTCCCAGGCCCCAACGGCTACAGAGGTTTATTTTGATGACCGTAGCCTAGAGAGCTACGAATTGACCCTGACCCGCTCCGGCCTAGAAGAAATCCTCCAGCGTCATCAATTTTTTGAGCGCCTGGATACCCTGCTGACCCAAGTCCTGCAACAGGGCCAAAGTCAAGACATTAGCCCCGAAGCCATTGAAGCGGTTCTCCTTGTGGGGGGCACGAGCCAAATTCCTGCTATTCAGGCCTGGCTCCAAGACTATTTTCCTGCCAACAAAATTGCCAGTGACCGGCCCTTTGAGGCCATTGCCCTGGGGGCCCTGAAACTTGTCCAAGGCCAGGAAATTCAAGACTTGCTCTACCACAGCTACGGTGTGCGCTACTGGAATCGTCGCCAAAACTGCCATAGCTGGCATCCCATTATTGAAGCGGGCCAGGCCTACCCCATGGCCCAACCGGTAGAACTCACCCTGGGGGCCTCTCTAGACAACCAACCCAGCATTGAACTGATTATTGGTGAACTCGGCGCTACGGTGGGGGGCACGGAAATCTATCTGGAGGGAGACCGCCTGGTAACACGGCCCCTCACCACGGAGCAATTTGTCGTCCAGGCCCTCAACGACCGCCCGGGGGCCAGGGCCATTGCTCAACTTTCTCCCCCTGGCTATCCGGGCAGTGACCGTATCAAAGTTCTCTTTTGGGTCGATGCCCAACGCTATCTCCGCATTACAGTGGAAGACCTCCTTTTGCAAAAGACCCTGATGAGCAACCAAAGCGTGGCCCAGTTGAGTTAG
- a CDS encoding bacteriohemerythrin: MHLDIAKWQSEYESGNSLVDEQHKGLFSLINALNNAMLEGQGKTLLKQTIQSLYDYTNVHFSTEEEYMRSHDYPGYQEHRQKHEDLKKRVLEFQEEFSHQTSQLTIHLSHFLTNWLIEHIQKEDLKMIQYCRQKEVAKVAAPRLEIAQWLPRYVTGFALIDNQHKSLFHAINALHYAMLSGQGTQLLQATLRALSDYVNIHFATEEEYMRRYQYPDLQDHHRKHQALKAQVEDFNQRAEQMERQGEQREKLQLVIEISYFLSQWLIDHIDQEDQKMIDFLKQKQSEDEALASLGQVV; the protein is encoded by the coding sequence ATGCATCTTGACATCGCGAAATGGCAATCGGAGTACGAATCGGGTAACAGTCTAGTAGACGAACAACACAAAGGACTCTTTAGCCTGATTAATGCCCTGAATAACGCCATGCTAGAGGGCCAGGGCAAAACTTTACTCAAGCAGACTATCCAGAGTCTGTACGACTATACTAATGTGCATTTCTCGACAGAAGAAGAGTACATGCGGAGTCATGATTACCCAGGCTATCAGGAGCATCGACAAAAACACGAGGACTTGAAAAAAAGAGTTCTCGAATTTCAGGAAGAGTTTAGCCATCAGACATCTCAGCTAACCATTCATCTCTCCCATTTTCTGACAAACTGGCTGATTGAGCATATTCAAAAAGAAGACTTAAAAATGATTCAATATTGTCGGCAAAAAGAGGTAGCTAAGGTGGCTGCTCCACGCCTAGAAATTGCCCAATGGCTACCTCGCTACGTCACCGGTTTTGCCCTGATTGATAATCAACATAAAAGCCTTTTCCATGCCATCAATGCTCTGCACTATGCTATGTTGAGTGGCCAGGGAACCCAATTACTGCAAGCGACCCTCAGGGCATTGAGTGACTATGTCAATATTCACTTTGCGACGGAAGAGGAGTATATGCGTCGTTACCAATATCCTGATTTACAGGATCACCATCGTAAACACCAAGCCCTGAAGGCCCAGGTGGAAGACTTTAATCAACGGGCGGAGCAGATGGAACGACAAGGGGAGCAGAGGGAAAAACTGCAGTTGGTCATTGAAATCTCTTATTTCCTCAGTCAGTGGTTGATTGATCACATTGACCAAGAAGATCAGAAAATGATTGATTTTCTCAAGCAAAAACAGTCAGAGGATGAGGCTTTGGCTTCTCTTGGTCAAGTCGTCTAG
- a CDS encoding response regulator, producing the protein MATILIVDDNPSNFDVIDSIFSHENDELYYASSGKQALDLMTTLSVDLVLLDVMMPEMDGVEVCQRIKSNPQWPFIPVVMVTALTDKEELAFCLQAGADDFISKPVNALELRARVRSMLRLKQQFDRLQDNLQMRQDLTHMAIHDLRNPLSTILLASEILEMTPLDEKQKHKVEQIHRNGKQLMGLVDSLLIVAKSEAGALCLNPTPVDINSMAELVIQENTLLANHRGVTLELVLPPESKVVEVDQGLFQRVLDNLIGNAIKFSLGGPVVTLSVEYPTDKHLRIRVSDQGPGITAEGKEQIFHKFETGQFLKQVQQTGIGLALCRLVVEAHGGQIWVEDNQPQGSVFVVEL; encoded by the coding sequence ATGGCTACTATTCTAATTGTGGATGATAATCCCAGTAATTTTGATGTTATTGACAGTATTTTCAGCCACGAAAATGATGAGCTTTACTATGCCTCTTCGGGGAAACAGGCCCTGGATTTGATGACAACCCTCTCCGTTGACTTAGTGTTATTGGACGTGATGATGCCAGAGATGGACGGGGTGGAAGTTTGCCAACGGATCAAAAGTAATCCCCAGTGGCCATTTATTCCCGTAGTGATGGTCACGGCCCTAACGGATAAGGAGGAACTGGCCTTTTGTTTGCAGGCCGGGGCGGATGATTTTATTTCTAAACCGGTGAATGCCCTGGAACTGAGGGCCAGGGTACGCTCGATGTTGAGGCTCAAGCAGCAGTTTGATCGGCTCCAGGATAACTTGCAGATGCGTCAAGACCTGACCCATATGGCGATCCATGACCTCCGCAATCCCCTCAGTACCATTTTGCTGGCCAGTGAAATTCTGGAAATGACCCCCCTCGATGAGAAGCAAAAACATAAGGTAGAGCAAATCCATCGCAATGGTAAGCAATTGATGGGCCTGGTGGATAGTTTATTAATCGTGGCGAAATCCGAAGCGGGAGCCCTTTGCTTGAACCCGACGCCAGTGGATATCAATAGCATGGCGGAATTGGTGATTCAAGAAAACACCTTGCTGGCTAACCATCGGGGAGTCACGCTGGAGTTGGTGCTTCCTCCAGAAAGTAAAGTTGTTGAGGTGGATCAGGGCCTCTTCCAACGAGTCCTCGATAATCTGATTGGCAATGCCATCAAATTCTCCCTAGGGGGGCCTGTGGTGACCCTGAGCGTGGAATACCCCACCGATAAGCACCTCAGAATTCGGGTGAGTGACCAAGGCCCTGGTATCACCGCCGAGGGTAAGGAGCAGATTTTCCACAAGTTTGAAACCGGCCAATTTTTAAAACAGGTTCAGCAAACGGGGATTGGTCTGGCCCTGTGTCGTCTGGTGGTAGAGGCCCATGGAGGACAGATTTGGGTAGAAGATAATCAACCCCAGGGGTCGGTCTTTGTGGTGGAACTTTGA